ACTTGTGTAAAGAATGATTTTGGGGGAAAAAAAGCTCCACTTTTGTATGCCCAGTGTTCCCCTTTTGCCAAATCTACAACTAACAGCAAACATTGCTAGTATTTTGTGAAGCATTGCAGGGCATATTATTCGGGCAAAGGTGAAGATGATCTGGGAGCTTGGTTGAATGAACTTCTTGAAGCTTTTGTATTACTCGTCGAATATACGTAGCTTAACTTATATCACATGCCCTTTCCGAAGTACATGGATTTTAAGCGCGTCAATATATTTGAGCACTCCCGGGATTAGTAATGTCCTTCTAGACAACTAGCGCTTACACAACCAAGAGGAGCGGCCTTTGGTTTTCTATATATAGTAcatgaaactcggcaactagggtCGCCTGTGTAGTTAGAGTAGCGTTAAGTTACATATTAGCAACCAAGCATCTTGGAGCACCTGGTTAGCTATCTAATCCAAGGGACCTGCTAGATCCGTAGAAGATTTGGGCGTGACTTCTGTCTCGCACAAACTATCAAGGAGCAATGTGAAGCAGCACAGGGatatttgaaataaaaaagaagccaGGGGAGGAATGGGCCTCAGAGGAAGGATCTTTTGAAGCATTGAACGGGGCGACGAGGAAGGAGGCATTATGTACGCCCATACGTCAGTGATTCTTGTTGACTGTCTTTGGTGAAACTGTCCACATCCCAGAGGCTGCTCGTTGCATATAACCCACAGCCCCCCGCATCTGTGTGCGTACCTGTGTTGATATTCTGGTCATTTCTCGATGCAGTCATGTCACAACGGCGCGCGACTGCATGCAGAGTTGGTGGCATGTACATACACCACGTGTAGTCACACTGTATACCCAGAAATACAGTCCCAATGTACTGAGGAGAGgttacaagcaaaaaaaaaaaacatacaagacATGGTAGAGTGCCGACTttttcttaaaacaaaaaaaaaagctttcacttGTAAGCGCTACCTAACTATAACTACTCTCTAGTTTCTTCTCTCACCGTCTCTACTTCAAGTGAAGTATACCAGTACAAATACCACCCCCAAGTCCAAGTGTGATGGGCGTTAGTGAGCGCCATTAGATGTGGAGGTACCCAGAATCGTTGTTGCTGTCACTCTTGCTTTTgcagagggggagagagagaaaggcttCGGTCTCCACGCAAGCGTGCCCTGACATCTGCATCTCAGCACAAGCTTAAAAACATTTGTGTCTGACATGAACTCAACTTCAGTTTGTTTGACTTCCGATGAGCCAAGTCAAATAATTTTGCTACTGTGTCGAACGATGCACAGGAATATTTTCTTGGACGAATCAAAGACAATAGTTCTTGTTACTTGGCCAGTCGCTTAAGGACAAAACTTGCTTAGCATTTCCTGAGTGATTGCCCAGTGTGTCTCAAGATCTACAATATTATCTTGATTGTGTAAATGATTACAAATGTAATTATATGTTTCATTGCATtcactttctgtttttttttatctttggcaAAAGCGAGAGCATGCGGTATGTGCATTTTCACGACATAGACTCCTGTATCACCTGTATACAACTCATCTTCTATACATTGGCAACATGGTATCAGTGATGAATTATTAATATTTTGAGACGATGACTAATGTACTTCCATGAAGTGCAGAATAGAGATGTGTCTAGTTCAAATCGCACCCATGAATCTCATCTAATAACTGCTTGAACTTGCACTCGAAGATTGTCGCAAATCGCAAACAAAACGTAAACCACTCTTCTATATCATTTTATTAACAAGAGACTGCTGTAACCTTCTATACCCCCTGAACCTTGATTCCTATGCAGTTTGAAGCAGTTTAGACGAGAATGCTGTCAATCTCAAAAGCATCTGCCTCTTAGTATatcatgtgtgtgtgtattcttTGTTTCATATTCATTTGCGCACTGCATATTAACTAGCATTTCTGTATGTATTTCATAAGGAATATGATCAGTACAATGTCCAAGCCTGTTGCAACTTGTCTTCAAAATTTCATAACGAATCTCATCGCAAAGACATGCATGCCATTTCAGCATAGAGACACTATAAGACACCAGGATTTCGGAGACAGAAGCGCTGACGCTCACAAGGTATTATGATCTTGCCTATGCTTCGCAAGCAAAAGggacaaaaaataatgaaaaacaagGCCCGATAACGTGGTAAGCCCATATAGCCAGAAAAGTGTGCTGTGGAGAAAAGCAAACCAGCATAgatacacttctctctctctctcgccatcTTTCTGTCACTATCTCTAGTACCACACCTATATACacgcatatatataaatatatatataactatatttGTGCTCAGAAACCTTCATCGCGAGATGTGAATAATCGTGATAGCACAAGGTGTTGCTGTTTCTCGGTTGTCtcgttatatttttttttctcagtgctgTTAATTTGTGCAAAAGCTGGGTAGCCCAGCGCCAATACAGAGCCGTCAGTTTAGACTCGAATGTCGCTTCGGCCGTTACCTGATGCCcccagaagggaaaaaaaaattcgaagaTTTCTTATTTTTCATGTCAAAACCATTTTTCTACTGTTGCCCCCGTGTCCCTTTCCGTGGCCTCCTTTCCTCCTCCCTTTGCTCGATACATTTGTGGTGTCCATAGCTGTTTTGTAATTTCTACCTAGGAGTCACTTGTAGAGTTTGTTAACAGCCTCGTGTTAACGATTTTTtacatatataatatatataaatatataatatatatatttactgcCAGTTCCTTGGTATTTTTGACGACTGAATATTTTTGCAAAAGTTGcaatttttcgttctttttttcttgtttttcggtTCATGTTCACCAGTCTAGCCGAGACATCTTGGTAGCAAGTGAGGGAAAGCTACGCGATCGATCGCCGTAGAAGAGAAGTTATGTGGTCTGGCGTTGAGGAGTAAAGTTGAGAAGAAGAGACATGTTGAACGTCTGTTGAGAGCATGAACGTGCTGGCTCGGAGGCAGAGCTAGTAAAGTCGTTGTAAGTTCTGTGAACGTTTATTTCCCCCAACCTGCCACCCCTCCTTTTCTTTTGAACTGCGGGGCAGAGTAAAGTGTGATAGTTGAGAAAGACGCTTTCATTGAGCCACACAATGTGGGTGTAGACACTCTTCGAGCTGCTGTTCTTGTTTCCTCTATCGcgatgtgtgtgtttttttttcttgatctcATCTGTTACCCAGCGCCATGTTATCACTAATTTCTCATACGTGTTTCGCTGTGTAAAAaccacaaaaacaaataaaaactatTCTTCCTTTCACCTTTCTCGGTTTCTTTGCATTGGTGCATCGCAGTGGTAGTACTAGACCTGAACCCTTGTGCAATAAAGTTGCTCAGCGCAAATTACACCAGTTGATATAACTGACATTTGATAAAAAATTACATTGTTGTGCTGGCAAGCTGCAGCTAGCACACAGCCATGCCCATTTTATTAGGACTTCGATTATTTTTTTAAGCTCATTAGGCTTTGACCATGCCACAGATGTTGATATCTAATGTTTTGTGCGATTCGATTGGGCAGAGAAAAACCCCATAAACAGATGTATTCAAAGCACACACAGTCACCCTCATTTGGGCGTACTTATACTCCTGGAGCAAGGCTAGGATTGGCTTTGAGAAAACGGTGAGGGTGAAGAAGCAGTGATGCGAGGCTAACTCAGAAAGATGCAAATCGTATCAGCAAAGAGTGTCCAAGACTGTGGGCATGAAGTGCGTAAGATCCAAAGTTTTCATTTGCACTGGCAGTAACCAAGCCGTCCAACTTCACATTTATGTTGAAGCCCACTTTTAAATGACGCAAGCCAAAATGCTTTACAGAGCTAGTTGCAGCTAAACATGTCGACCAAAAGCTATGGCAGCAATTCTTTTGATCTCGCTCCTACTAGAAGTCAGAAATGGTTTTATTTTATCTTTAAGTGAGTTACAAATTAtttgtatacagaaggaggtcccatagtcggAGACTGCACCAACACATaaggtttcaagattttttttAATGGAATAACAGGATTCATTTACCTCTAAACATCAATTGTGTGAAATCAACGAAAATTGGAGCTAAGGTATGGTATTCCACTTTCATGTGCACAGCATAATCATCAGACACATGAACTTGCATCTTAGAGCAGGCTATGAAGTTTAGAATGTCTGAACGTAACAACTACATAACGATAATTGACAAACTCTACAAAGTAGTGCTTTTAATAAGCAACACTTTTATCGTACAGCAGCATCTGCAGGAGTGTCACAACAATAACAAAGTGGTCAGACAAGCGACGACTCTGGATGCACAAGAGGCAGAATTTTTGGCTAAGGTGAAAGCTCGAAGATATGAAAAAGTCGTCAACGCGAGGTGCTGATGGAGCGAACGTTTCCACAAGTGGACTTTGCCTTCGGTTTCAACGACTTTCAGCGTGCGGCCCAGTCTGCTCATTTTGCACTCAATTGGCAAATGCTCCAGAGTTAAATATAAGGGCTACGATAGCTTCATAACATGCAACACGAAGGTGGGAATTCACAAATATTTCAAGTAATTTGCAATAAGCACCACCTTATATTAAAAGAAAAAAGGGCTCTTCATCAGCATGCAAAAAATTTAATGCACTGGAACACTTTTATCTGAGTGGGATAGGCCTGTTGCCGATCACCAAATGCACAGTGTGGCTAAATCTGAAGGGTACTATATACTGCAGCAATTATAGGCTTCATACGcaaaaacaaatgaataaatcaaTTAAGTAGTCCTTTCATTGACCTAAGCTCCACCATCTCTCCCTTTTTATGGCATGGAGTACCTGGCTGGAAGGACATTCAAGGCCACTTTTTTTCATCTCTCCTCTATCTCACAGCCACATGTGACGAGTGTGCTATATTACCGAAAACCTGCATGTTCATTTATCACATATTTGCTAACGAAGAAGAAAACACAAGCTAAAAGTTACATTTTTAGTTCATGAGCATGACATAATTGGCTCTTTATAACTTATAGCTATTCAAAATTATGAGAAAAATTATTTGCGGACATGTGCTAACATCATACATTCATCAGTAGGATCTAATTTAAAAAGTTATAGAAATTTTACAGGGGTTGCTGTAAAGAAATACCACTTTTTCTGTGAAAATAATTGTCAAATTACCATACTATGTTTGTTTTACATTGGCATTATTAGCTGAAACAATTCTTAAAGATATCTGCATTGCTTGTGTAGGCAACAATACTACACACTAGTACACAGAAGTAATAGGGCTAAAGCACAGTTCTATTTTATTGGAAACAAGTACAACCTATTTCCTATTGCACACTTAATCAAGTTTTGGCTTAATGTACTGAACATTACTCCTGTGTTTACGCATCAGCTCAAGGAGCTTTTCCCTTCTCTCTTCGAGTGTCTCCGGCCTTGGCCTGTTGCGCAGCTTATCGAGAACTCCGGTCACAAACTTCTCGGCATCGAATGCCCTCGCTTCGTCTATCTGGGCTAGAAGCTCTGCCCTGAAGACTTGCTCTTTGTTCTTCTCAATTCGATACCTCCGTTTCGACCACAGCGCGTGCATCCGCTTGCGCAGTTTCCGGAGCTTATGTTTTTTCATCTTTTTCCGACGAACAATCAACATGTTCACGGCCCGCTTCTCGTTAACGACGCCTGTCGGTTTCGGATCTGTTTTCTCCATTCTATTGGAGTTTGTGTCCGTTGACGGTGCTATAACTTTGGTGTCCCCGATTGCTGTGGTTGGCTTCACGAAGGATGGAAGGTTGTAGTCCCACGACCTCCGCAGAGTTGGGAGATTGATGGGACTTTTTACGCCTGGAGGTACGTATACTACACTTCGATCTGCAGTAGTTGATGCCGGCAAGCGCTCAGCCGCGACTTTGCGAAGACATGTCCCAGGCAGATAGGATTCTTGATGAGCAATTTGATGTAGTTCCCCTGGAAACAGatatacaaaacaataaaatgcAAGCACGATCGTATAGTTACAAGACAGAGCACGAGTACTTTATATACACTCAGCGTTTTAGCTTTGCTGCATCTTGGAAACCACGTAACAACTAGGTAATCCGTATACAGGCGATGCGTGATTGTGGCTAGTGTGTGCATTTTAGCGGTTTAACCTCGAAACTTACTTTGTGGCGGTGGGATCAAACGAGCCGATCTCGCAACTCGACCGACTTCAGACGCAGCTCGCGTCAAAGCACGTACAAATGCCATGACAGGAAGGGGCACACTcggcgctgaaaaaaaaaaaacatcaaatcaAACAATT
The sequence above is drawn from the Rhipicephalus microplus isolate Deutch F79 chromosome 3, USDA_Rmic, whole genome shotgun sequence genome and encodes:
- the LOC119162099 gene encoding uncharacterized protein LOC119162099 → MAFVRALTRAASEVGRVARSARLIPPPQRELHQIAHQESYLPGTCLRKVAAERLPASTTADRSVVYVPPGVKSPINLPTLRRSWDYNLPSFVKPTTAIGDTKVIAPSTDTNSNRMEKTDPKPTGVVNEKRAVNMLIVRRKKMKKHKLRKLRKRMHALWSKRRYRIEKNKEQVFRAELLAQIDEARAFDAEKFVTGVLDKLRNRPRPETLEERREKLLELMRKHRSNVQYIKPKLD